A window of Campylobacter cuniculorum DSM 23162 = LMG 24588 contains these coding sequences:
- a CDS encoding DUF2972 domain-containing protein translates to MFKITPKNALLYLKFQIKRTKATLRKWHFKLFPSSYFNENLPHHYKFIVFGRAVSGKHALFRFLSLCGLKQLTLYNDDICFLNEVKKTLKESPKTQENYFLTLIIHRSYRSIKWDFGRVIRNANLLILLRDPISRCKGMLNHGTPNRSKLIRGSCFPAQYLNTPPHTALDRKRYKHKRGYSSKAVAPSVEGLSYVLRRELNFTYYSSILSFLNPQYHINIHYLDVKELMPKVAFKTMQNLAEQFNFTPPKEEDRDKFEQVIWNKIKGHLPFELIITPKDFAELKENIKITIIESHYTQDYEREQNSIDIKDSLLEHTAPLYVDISLMVKDTDVKLIKESQNIIKRLKEYFAEFTQALKYWVDFKEQNQITEEQVLAYFKENKALRVKFKKMLDKELIHIKQTRPDIVESWKYYKEFERICEEDFN, encoded by the coding sequence ATGTTTAAAATAACTCCAAAAAATGCCTTGCTGTATCTGAAATTTCAAATCAAAAGAACAAAAGCAACCTTACGCAAGTGGCATTTCAAACTTTTTCCCTCAAGCTATTTTAATGAAAACCTCCCTCATCATTATAAATTTATCGTATTTGGGAGGGCAGTGAGCGGAAAACACGCTCTTTTTAGATTCTTGTCTTTATGCGGATTGAAGCAACTTACACTCTATAATGATGACATTTGCTTTTTAAATGAAGTCAAAAAGACCTTAAAAGAATCCCCAAAGACACAAGAAAACTATTTCTTAACCCTTATTATTCATCGCTCTTATAGAAGCATTAAGTGGGATTTTGGGAGGGTCATTCGCAATGCAAATTTACTCATACTGCTTCGCGATCCTATTTCGCGGTGCAAAGGAATGCTCAATCACGGCACACCAAATCGCTCCAAGCTCATTCGTGGCTCTTGTTTTCCCGCTCAATACCTTAACACCCCCCCCCATACTGCTTTAGACAGAAAACGTTATAAGCATAAAAGAGGATATTCTAGCAAGGCTGTGGCCCCAAGCGTAGAAGGATTAAGCTATGTTTTAAGACGTGAGCTTAATTTCACTTATTATTCTAGCATTTTATCTTTTTTAAACCCGCAATATCATATAAACATTCACTATCTTGACGTTAAGGAATTAATGCCAAAAGTCGCCTTTAAAACCATGCAAAACTTAGCAGAGCAATTCAATTTCACTCCGCCAAAAGAGGAGGATAGGGATAAATTTGAACAAGTGATTTGGAATAAGATTAAGGGACACTTGCCCTTTGAACTCATCATCACACCAAAGGACTTTGCAGAACTCAAAGAAAATATAAAAATCACAATCATTGAGAGCCATTACACGCAAGATTATGAGAGGGAACAAAATAGCATTGACATAAAAGATTCTCTTTTAGAGCACACAGCACCGCTCTATGTGGATATATCCCTTATGGTTAAAGACACAGATGTAAAGCTCATTAAAGAATCACAAAATATAATAAAAAGATTGAAAGAATATTTTGCAGAATTCACTCAAGCCCTTAAATATTGGGTTGATTTTAAAGAGCAAAATCAAATCACAGAGGAGCAAGTCTTAGCATATTTTAAAGAAAATAAAGCCTTAAGGGTGAAATTTAAAAAAATGCTTGATAAAGAACTCATTCACATTAAACAAACACGTCCTGACATCGTGGAATCTTGGAAATATTATAAAGAATTTGAAAGGATTTGTGAAGAAGATTTTAATTGA
- the tgt gene encoding tRNA guanosine(34) transglycosylase Tgt produces the protein MDFKIKHRDQNARVCEIKTAHSSFLTPIFMPVGTLGAVKSLDANDLMDELNAQIILANTYHLYLRPTCAVIKNFGGLHKFSGFKRSFLTDSGGFQAFSLSQNSKQNENGIEFKSHIDGSLHFFTPQSVLDAQYDFKSDIMMILDDLIALPADKKRIELSVKRTIKWAKEAISYHLENKNNGIGINQNIFGIIQGGTDFHYRKHCALALNEMEFDGLAIGGLSVGEENALMYETIENLMPFMDENRPRYLMGVGTPEDLVEAVSRGVDMFDCVMPTRNARNGTFFTNFGKFNIKKAEFINDNESIDKTCSCYTCKNFSRGYLHHLFRAKELTFFRLASLHNLHFYLSLTKQMQEAIKNNRFDAFKKEFYRQRIS, from the coding sequence ATGGATTTTAAAATAAAACATAGAGATCAAAATGCAAGAGTTTGCGAGATAAAAACTGCCCACAGCAGTTTTTTAACCCCAATTTTTATGCCCGTTGGAACTTTAGGGGCTGTTAAAAGCCTTGATGCAAATGATTTGATGGATGAACTTAACGCTCAAATCATACTTGCAAATACTTATCATTTGTATTTAAGACCTACGTGTGCAGTGATTAAGAATTTTGGTGGTTTGCATAAATTTAGCGGTTTTAAAAGAAGTTTTTTGACTGATAGCGGTGGTTTTCAAGCCTTTTCTTTGAGTCAAAATTCAAAGCAAAATGAAAATGGAATTGAATTTAAAAGCCATATTGATGGGAGTTTGCATTTTTTTACTCCTCAAAGTGTGCTGGATGCTCAATATGATTTTAAAAGCGATATTATGATGATACTTGATGATTTAATCGCCTTACCTGCTGATAAAAAAAGAATAGAGCTTTCTGTTAAACGGACTATAAAATGGGCAAAAGAAGCTATAAGTTATCATTTAGAAAACAAAAATAATGGCATAGGAATTAATCAAAATATTTTTGGAATCATACAAGGGGGGACGGATTTTCATTATAGAAAACATTGTGCTTTGGCTTTAAATGAAATGGAATTTGATGGTTTGGCTATAGGAGGGCTTAGCGTTGGAGAGGAAAATGCTTTAATGTATGAAACCATAGAAAATTTAATGCCTTTTATGGATGAAAATCGTCCGCGTTATCTTATGGGAGTTGGAACTCCTGAAGATTTGGTTGAAGCTGTGAGTCGTGGTGTAGATATGTTTGATTGTGTTATGCCAACTAGAAATGCAAGAAATGGAACTTTTTTTACAAATTTTGGAAAATTTAATATTAAAAAAGCTGAATTCATCAACGATAATGAGAGTATAGATAAAACTTGTTCTTGTTATACTTGTAAAAATTTTTCAAGAGGGTATCTTCATCATCTTTTTAGAGCAAAAGAACTCACCTTTTTTCGTCTGGCAAGTTTGCATAATCTGCATTTTTACCTCTCTCTTACAAAACAAATGCAAGAAGCTATAAAGAATAATCGCTTTGATGCGTTTAAAAAAGAATTTTATAGGCAAAGAATTTCTTAA